A genomic stretch from Limisphaerales bacterium includes:
- a CDS encoding terpene cyclase/mutase family protein yields the protein MIKRILILVSALSLLTPGARAQKLFEGPTRFIPVEVDRMYVNGLKFLVSVQQDDGSFRATGTSDHYGSQPGVVGLAVVAMLAHGDDPNRGPYALAIKRGINLILKNQNPQTGYIGSSMYNHGFGALALAEAYGQVRDPRLGPALQKSTDLILNAQKRSRAGAWRYSPESTDGDTTVSGANLVALFAARNAGLGVPQESIDKALQFYVNCRSSDGGFGYTSAGGSNNPRTAIGALMFALAKKKEGDVFKGAMNYLITNQVNAGYDHYYHYFLYYAAQTYFHASPKLWDEWNTKNIAQLKSQQAKNGSWAGSNFGPTFATTASLLSLALNYRYLPIYER from the coding sequence ATGATTAAACGAATTCTGATTTTAGTCTCCGCATTGTCTTTATTAACACCCGGCGCGCGAGCTCAAAAATTATTTGAGGGCCCCACGCGATTCATTCCTGTGGAAGTGGATCGGATGTATGTCAACGGACTGAAGTTTCTTGTCAGTGTTCAGCAAGATGACGGGTCATTTCGCGCTACGGGGACGAGTGATCATTATGGCTCACAACCCGGTGTGGTCGGGCTTGCAGTGGTGGCGATGCTTGCGCATGGTGATGATCCCAACCGAGGACCGTACGCGCTAGCCATCAAGCGGGGCATCAATTTGATTCTGAAAAATCAAAACCCTCAAACCGGCTATATCGGCAGCTCGATGTACAACCACGGATTCGGCGCCTTGGCCTTGGCCGAGGCTTACGGTCAGGTTCGTGATCCGCGGCTTGGGCCCGCGTTGCAAAAATCAACGGATTTAATCCTGAATGCTCAAAAACGCTCCCGTGCCGGTGCTTGGCGATATTCACCCGAGAGCACTGATGGAGACACCACAGTGAGCGGAGCGAATCTTGTGGCTCTTTTTGCTGCCCGTAATGCTGGGTTAGGCGTGCCGCAGGAATCCATTGATAAGGCGCTGCAGTTTTATGTGAATTGCCGCAGCAGCGATGGGGGCTTTGGTTATACCAGCGCCGGTGGCTCCAATAATCCACGCACTGCGATTGGTGCCCTGATGTTCGCGCTTGCGAAGAAAAAAGAAGGGGATGTGTTCAAGGGTGCGATGAATTATTTGATTACCAACCAAGTTAACGCGGGTTACGATCACTATTACCACTATTTCCTATACTACGCAGCCCAAACTTATTTTCACGCGTCACCAAAACTTTGGGATGAGTGGAACACGAAAAACATCGCACAACTCAAAAGCCAACAGGCAAAAAACGGCTCGTGGGCTGGAAGCAATTTTGGTCCTACATTTGCCACGACTGCCTCGCTCCTGAGCCTTGCGCTCAACTACCGGTACCTCCCAATTTATGAACGTTAA